The Streptomyces sp. NBC_00335 DNA window GACCGCATGCTCGGCCCGTCTCTCCACCACCGCGAAGCTGCTTTTCAAGATCCTCACATCCACAAAACCGAAAGTAGGAACGCCGGGGAACGTGAGGTCAAGCCAGAGCCGATCTACGGACAGCCGCGATAAATAGGCCATATGGGGTGATGGGCGGCGGGCGGGATACGGTCTCCGGGTGCACGAGCAGACCTCCGCAGCCCCCGAAGAACCCGCCGCCGACCAGTCCGTGGACGGAGCCGCCCCGCCGCCGACCCTGTTCGACTGGGAGTTCGCGACCGACCCGTACCCGGCGTACGCCTGGCTGCGCGAGCACGCGCCCGTGCACCGCACCACGCTCCCCAGCGGGGTCGAGGCCTGGCTCGTCACCCGGTACGCCGACGCCCGCCAGGCCCTCGCCGACCAGCGGCTCAGCAAGAACCCGGCCCACCACGAAGGCTCCGCGCACGCCAAGGGCCGGACCGGGATCCCGGGCGAGCGCAAGGCCGAGCTGATGACCCACCTCCTCAACATCGACCCGCCGGACCACACCCGGCTGCGCCGCCTGGTGTCGAAGGCGTTCACCCCGCGCAGGGTCGCCGAGTTCATCCCGAGGGTGCAGGGGTTGACCGACCACCTCATCGATCAGTTCGCGGAGAAGGGGGAGGCTGACCTCATCCACGAGTTCGCCTTCCCGCTCCCCATCTACGCCATCTGCGAGATGCTCGGTGTACCGCGAGAGGACCAGGACGACTTCCGCGACTGGGCGGGCATGATGATCCGCCACGGCGGCGGGCCGCGCGGCGGAGTGGCCCGGTCCGTGAAGCAGATGCGCACCTATCTCGGGGAGCTCATCCACCGCAAGCGCGACGACCTCGGCGACGACCTGATCTCCGATCTGATCCGGGCCAGCGACCACGGCGACCACCTGACG harbors:
- a CDS encoding cytochrome P450 family protein, giving the protein MHEQTSAAPEEPAADQSVDGAAPPPTLFDWEFATDPYPAYAWLREHAPVHRTTLPSGVEAWLVTRYADARQALADQRLSKNPAHHEGSAHAKGRTGIPGERKAELMTHLLNIDPPDHTRLRRLVSKAFTPRRVAEFIPRVQGLTDHLIDQFAEKGEADLIHEFAFPLPIYAICEMLGVPREDQDDFRDWAGMMIRHGGGPRGGVARSVKQMRTYLGELIHRKRDDLGDDLISDLIRASDHGDHLTEAEATAMAFILLFAGFETTVNLIGNGVHSLFMNPEQRERLQLSLAAGESGLLATGVEELLRYDGPVELATWRFATEPFELGGQAIAAGDPVLVVLAAADRDPERFEDPDTLDLSRADNQHLGYGHGIHYCLGAPLARLEGQTALATLLTRLPDLELAVPVGELRWRGGLIMRGLRTLPVRFTAESKHQNS